TTTCGTGGACCACCACGTTGTCTTCAATACGAATACCGCCGAACGGTTTCAGGGCTTCAATTTTCTGCCAGTTGAAGTGTTTGCTGAACTGCCCTTCACGCCACGGCGCCAGCAGAGATTCAATGAAGTAAATGCCCGGTTCGATGGTCAGAACCATGCCCGGTTGCAATACGCGGGTGCAACGCAGGTAAGGATACTTCGACGGCGCGGCCAGATGGGTACCACTGTCATCCTGCATAAAGCCAGCGACATCATGTACCTGCAGGCCCAACTGGTGACCAATGCCGTGTGGCATAAACGGCCCAGTAAGATCGTTTTCTACCATCGCCTCTTCACTCATATCGGTGATGATTTGATGCTTACGCAGCAGCTTCGCGATGCGCTGGTGGAACTGAATGTGGTAATCCACGTAGCTGGCACCTGCTTTCATGGTGGCAATCAGCGCCAGCTCTTCGTCGTTAACGTCTTTCACCAGATGCGCATAGTCGTTGTCGTTTTTCGCCGACCAGGTACGCGTCAGGTCTGCCGCATAGCCGTTGTATTCCGCGCCAGCGTCGAGCAGGAAGCTGCGGATTTCAGACGGCGCCTGATGATCCAGCTTGGTGTAATGAAGAACCGAAGCATGCTCGTTAAGCGCCACAATGTTGCTGTATGGCACGTCGGTGTCGCGGTGACCGGTGGCAGTCAGGTAAGCGAGGTTGATGTCAAACTCGCTCATTCCGGAACGGAACGCCT
This window of the Citrobacter freundii ATCC 8090 = MTCC 1658 = NBRC 12681 genome carries:
- the pepQ gene encoding Xaa-Pro dipeptidase, with translation MESLAALYKNHIVTLQERTRDALERFKLDALLIHSGELVNVFLDDHPYPFKVNPQFKAWVPVTQVPNCWLLVDGVNKPKLWFYLPVDYWHNVEPLPTSFWTEEIEIIALPKADGIGSQLPAARGNIGYIGPVPERALQLDIAASNINPKGVIDYLHYYRAYKTDYELACMREAQKMAVNGHRAAEEAFRSGMSEFDINLAYLTATGHRDTDVPYSNIVALNEHASVLHYTKLDHQAPSEIRSFLLDAGAEYNGYAADLTRTWSAKNDNDYAHLVKDVNDEELALIATMKAGASYVDYHIQFHQRIAKLLRKHQIITDMSEEAMVENDLTGPFMPHGIGHQLGLQVHDVAGFMQDDSGTHLAAPSKYPYLRCTRVLQPGMVLTIEPGIYFIESLLAPWREGQFSKHFNWQKIEALKPFGGIRIEDNVVVHENNIENMTRDLKLA